A genome region from Candidatus Poribacteria bacterium includes the following:
- a CDS encoding nucleotidyltransferase domain-containing protein, whose translation MTETLIPSTISSIYLTGSHAFGTAVRTSDVDLIFVGKPNQLNDKMKAKIFSLSQLSPLICPLRLDIKGYQQTELVELNSVIGQDFSPMKALLHLNAVTVKIASRLIYGEDIRPQICLPSMTQFINNISDFTTWLIGTLRGKNTPLRFPLEYPNPEASFYGYIIDEKLEQLVYIVGLIASTRIAQSAGKYVTHKHDCPRLYRQYVADEFSDFVTKVFHWCRDQWEYHIPDNPTDRTRLNEICQHTLNFENQFLINTQS comes from the coding sequence ATGACTGAAACCCTTATCCCATCTACGATCAGTTCAATTTATTTGACGGGGAGTCATGCTTTTGGTACCGCTGTGCGTACCAGTGATGTTGACCTAATTTTCGTGGGTAAACCTAATCAACTCAACGATAAAATGAAAGCAAAAATTTTTTCGCTCTCTCAATTATCACCGTTGATTTGTCCACTTCGCCTTGATATTAAAGGTTATCAACAAACGGAGTTAGTAGAACTTAATTCTGTAATAGGTCAAGACTTTTCTCCGATGAAAGCCCTATTGCATCTCAATGCAGTAACAGTTAAGATTGCCAGTCGGCTCATTTACGGAGAAGACATTCGTCCCCAGATATGTTTACCTTCTATGACACAATTTATCAATAATATCTCTGATTTTACCACATGGTTGATAGGTACATTACGTGGGAAGAACACCCCATTGAGATTTCCGCTTGAATACCCAAATCCAGAGGCATCTTTTTATGGATACATTATTGATGAGAAACTTGAACAGTTAGTCTACATAGTTGGGTTGATTGCATCAACTCGGATCGCTCAGTCAGCTGGCAAATATGTAACTCATAAACACGACTGCCCACGCCTTTATCGACAGTATGTTGCTGACGAGTTTAGTGATTTTGTCACCAAGGTTTTTCATTGGTGCCGCGACCAATGGGAATATCATATCCCTGACAATCCAACTGACCGAACCCGACTCAATGAAATATGCCAACATACTTTAAATTTTGAAAATCAGTTCTTAATCAACACCCAAAGCTAA
- a CDS encoding M28 family peptidase, with amino-acid sequence MLAVFVLSSHNVFGMRGFTAESAASQKQYEIRFKELVSAERCQHKLRFLSEEPHLAGTENSRKIAEYLRTEYENYGLQVQMYEYHVYLPHPLEVHVELVSPTQHLAVGKESSWEWDKDSYETEIVPGYNAYSPDGDVTAQLIYVNKGLPEDYQILAKQGISVEGKICIARYGGSYRGVKAKVAGDNGAVGLILYSDPADDGYMRGDVYPRGPWRSDDAIQRGTVKYIFQHASDPLTPGWAATKDAERLSIDEATDLPNIPVAPLAYRDAEPFLRALAGPNVPPQWQGGLPFAYHIGPGPAKVRIKVRCEHSIRPIYNVIATLEGTEYPDQWVILGNHHDAWVYGAADPGSGTTSLLEVAQCLGELAKTGVRPKRSIVFASWDAEEFGILGSTEWVEDLKATLQQKAIAYLNVDIAATGGRFYVSAIPSLRELMREVTQNVIDPGTLKPVYESWKTSQGKEIPQVGNLGSGSDHSPFVGHAGIPAVSMGFGGPYGVYHAMQDNFYWMEHFGDPTFQYQAAMAQIWGTLALQLANADILPFDYETYATDLMTPLKLLQNSGSKNKIAKDIEKLDGLLTEWQQVAGSLNQELARYLASDDLSQIAEINQRLYGLERNLTDQTGLPLRPWFKHLIYAPGLNTGYAAIVFPGVLDALENSDDAAVHAEIDRLVEAFTRMIQGINEIRSML; translated from the coding sequence ATGCTTGCCGTATTTGTGCTTTCTTCGCATAACGTCTTCGGTATGCGTGGGTTCACGGCGGAAAGTGCTGCCTCACAAAAGCAGTATGAAATCCGTTTTAAGGAACTGGTATCGGCGGAAAGGTGCCAGCATAAATTGCGTTTCCTGAGCGAGGAACCTCACCTCGCTGGTACAGAGAATAGCCGCAAGATAGCGGAATATCTGCGTACAGAATATGAAAACTACGGTTTGCAGGTTCAGATGTACGAATATCATGTATATCTTCCGCATCCCCTTGAGGTACATGTAGAACTTGTTTCACCTACCCAACATCTCGCTGTCGGCAAGGAATCCAGTTGGGAATGGGACAAAGATTCTTATGAAACCGAAATTGTGCCCGGATACAACGCCTATTCACCCGATGGGGATGTAACTGCCCAACTCATCTATGTCAACAAAGGATTGCCCGAGGACTACCAAATTCTCGCGAAACAGGGCATCTCGGTGGAAGGCAAAATCTGCATCGCTCGCTATGGGGGCAGCTATCGTGGTGTGAAGGCAAAAGTGGCTGGTGATAACGGTGCTGTTGGTTTAATCCTGTACTCAGATCCAGCAGACGATGGATACATGCGTGGGGATGTCTATCCTCGCGGTCCGTGGCGTTCAGATGACGCAATACAGCGCGGCACCGTGAAGTATATTTTTCAACACGCCAGTGACCCGTTGACACCCGGTTGGGCGGCGACTAAAGATGCTGAAAGACTCTCAATTGACGAAGCCACAGATCTGCCCAACATTCCCGTCGCTCCGCTCGCTTATAGGGATGCAGAACCATTTCTGAGAGCACTCGCGGGCCCGAATGTTCCACCGCAGTGGCAGGGAGGTTTACCCTTTGCTTACCACATCGGACCGGGACCTGCGAAGGTTCGTATCAAGGTGCGTTGTGAACACAGCATCCGTCCAATCTATAATGTCATTGCAACTTTGGAGGGGACGGAATATCCGGATCAGTGGGTAATCTTAGGTAACCACCACGACGCATGGGTGTATGGTGCAGCAGACCCCGGCAGTGGTACGACCTCGCTTTTAGAGGTCGCACAATGTTTAGGTGAACTCGCTAAAACGGGAGTGCGTCCCAAGCGGAGTATTGTTTTCGCCTCGTGGGATGCTGAAGAATTCGGCATCCTCGGTTCAACCGAGTGGGTTGAGGACTTAAAAGCAACCCTCCAGCAGAAAGCCATCGCCTATCTCAATGTAGACATCGCCGCAACCGGTGGGCGGTTCTATGTGAGTGCGATTCCATCACTGCGTGAGTTAATGCGAGAGGTAACGCAAAACGTTATTGATCCAGGAACACTAAAGCCGGTTTACGAGAGTTGGAAGACATCTCAGGGCAAGGAGATTCCACAAGTTGGCAACCTTGGAAGTGGTTCAGACCATTCGCCGTTTGTTGGACATGCTGGCATCCCTGCTGTCAGCATGGGATTCGGTGGTCCCTACGGTGTCTACCATGCTATGCAGGATAACTTCTATTGGATGGAGCATTTCGGCGATCCTACGTTTCAGTATCAGGCAGCGATGGCACAGATCTGGGGCACCCTCGCGCTGCAGCTTGCCAATGCCGATATTTTGCCTTTTGACTATGAGACCTACGCGACAGACCTGATGACCCCTTTAAAGTTGTTGCAGAACTCTGGTTCAAAGAACAAAATTGCCAAAGACATTGAGAAATTAGACGGTTTACTCACAGAGTGGCAACAGGTGGCAGGGTCGTTGAATCAGGAGCTTGCCCGCTACCTCGCTTCTGATGATTTATCTCAGATTGCGGAGATAAACCAACGATTGTACGGATTAGAGCGAAATTTGACGGATCAGACGGGCTTGCCGTTACGTCCTTGGTTTAAACATCTCATCTATGCACCCGGACTCAACACAGGCTACGCGGCGATTGTTTTTCCCGGGGTTCTTGATGCATTAGAGAATAGTGATGATGCCGCAGTCCATGCAGAAATCGACCGGCTGGTTGAAGCATTCACACGAATGATCCAAGGGATTAATGAAATCCGAAGTATGTTATAA
- a CDS encoding lysophospholipid acyltransferase family protein, with protein sequence MKDWCYEFAAKLIGFCVSRLPRPITLTMGGWLGALVFRLAPQQRELTYEHLRCSLVLSDERKVKAIAKQCFENLGKTVVEFMQFPRLDRQQIQQYVTFEGTEHVEQALSQGKGAIILTGHFGNWELLAASISATIAPLTPIVRELRSPRLNALVSSYREKAGYATIDRDTGVRHALRCLKRNELLGIVADVDTAVNGVFVDFFGRHAYTPYSPVAIALKTGAAILPTFIIRQPDGSHRAIIEPPLALKRTDIKEKDLVINTQKFTKIIESYIQQYPAQWIWMHQRWKTQP encoded by the coding sequence ATGAAAGACTGGTGTTATGAGTTTGCCGCCAAATTGATCGGATTCTGTGTGTCTCGACTGCCGCGCCCAATAACACTGACTATGGGTGGATGGTTAGGTGCCCTTGTGTTTCGGCTGGCACCGCAGCAAAGAGAACTGACGTATGAACATTTAAGGTGCAGCTTGGTGCTTTCAGACGAACGCAAGGTTAAAGCAATAGCAAAACAATGCTTTGAAAACTTAGGGAAAACTGTCGTAGAGTTTATGCAGTTCCCCCGCTTAGACAGGCAGCAGATTCAACAATATGTTACGTTTGAGGGGACTGAGCATGTAGAGCAAGCACTTTCCCAAGGGAAAGGTGCAATCATTCTAACTGGGCATTTTGGGAACTGGGAACTTCTCGCTGCGAGTATTTCCGCCACAATTGCGCCCCTCACACCTATTGTTCGTGAATTGCGTTCGCCTCGTTTGAACGCCTTGGTCTCCAGTTACCGAGAGAAAGCGGGATATGCTACTATCGATCGAGATACAGGGGTGCGCCATGCCCTTCGGTGTCTCAAACGTAACGAATTACTTGGAATTGTCGCTGATGTAGATACAGCCGTGAACGGCGTTTTTGTCGATTTTTTCGGTCGGCACGCCTATACGCCGTATAGCCCAGTTGCTATTGCCCTCAAAACAGGTGCCGCGATACTGCCAACGTTTATTATTCGTCAACCCGATGGTTCACACCGCGCAATTATCGAACCGCCCTTGGCGTTGAAACGGACAGATATAAAAGAGAAAGATCTTGTTATCAATACGCAGAAATTCACAAAAATTATTGAATCTTATATTCAACAATACCCAGCACAGTGGATTTGGATGCATCAACGGTGGAAAACACAACCTTAG
- a CDS encoding response regulator: MDAKILIVEDERDIVDLLRYNLQEAGFETDYVRNGADALHRAIEKPPDLILLDLMLPEVDGLIVCRLLKNDPRTKNIPIVMVTAKTEEQDRLAGLELGADDYITKPFSPREVVLRVSAVLRRIQVGKQTEDTKQIKTHGLTIDLDKHQVLTDNGPIDLTATEFKLITLFARSPGRVFTRDVLMDVIWGQEYYSIYRTVDTHVSRLRRKLGEFGKHIETVHGVGYRFKESN, encoded by the coding sequence ATGGATGCAAAGATTCTAATTGTTGAAGACGAACGTGATATCGTAGATTTATTACGATATAACCTACAAGAAGCAGGCTTTGAAACAGATTACGTCCGGAACGGTGCTGATGCTCTCCATCGAGCTATCGAAAAACCACCGGACCTTATTTTATTAGACTTGATGCTACCAGAAGTGGATGGTCTCATTGTCTGTCGTTTATTAAAAAACGATCCGAGGACGAAAAATATTCCTATCGTGATGGTAACCGCGAAGACTGAAGAGCAAGATCGGCTTGCCGGGTTGGAACTTGGGGCAGATGATTACATCACAAAACCCTTTAGCCCAAGGGAAGTTGTACTCCGCGTGTCCGCTGTATTACGCCGAATTCAGGTTGGTAAACAGACAGAAGATACTAAGCAGATCAAAACACATGGGTTAACAATCGACCTCGACAAACATCAGGTATTGACCGACAACGGTCCAATCGACCTTACAGCAACCGAGTTTAAACTCATCACCCTATTTGCGCGTTCACCGGGACGCGTTTTTACCCGCGATGTTCTGATGGATGTGATTTGGGGACAGGAGTATTACAGCATCTATCGGACGGTAGATACGCACGTCAGCCGTCTGCGACGTAAACTTGGGGAATTCGGTAAGCATATTGAGACTGTGCATGGGGTTGGGTATCGGTTTAAGGAAAGTAATTGA
- a CDS encoding S41 family peptidase yields the protein MKRYTLSFIVLVIAIGIPFLLITPNERDVMSGDERVTRELLNDALRKAIQIATENYYKPIEDPNKMYRGAIKGALASLEDDYTYYILRREHQRAVENLYKAEFGGLGVQIYNDHRGFIKISKPIPNTPAALANLQAGDYITKVDGKRIHLSEKTGMTRASVIDLLRGKTGTDVTITVQRKFLEPFEVTLTRAIVPIRSVKSTMLDGNIGYIQISGFIGSKEGTEEEFKNALTAHQAARMKALILDLRGNQGGLLNAAYHIADAFIDKGLIVSTKSETNSKFDEEYPATPNLSCPSDIPLIVLVNEYSASASEIVAGAIKDTRRGILVGQKTYGKGVVQKRYELPDRSSMSLTISTYYTPNGTSINEVGITPQVSIEREEPDEIESIMRRKVDSTDSVEDFVSKWIDDAHQTPGEMPKDFSLLEKDLPKLQRTLEADNITVDLQWLRQRAEQYFNLYVGIDKVVNLPYDRQLKEAIRIIEANEVEKYLNPIPETAEPPSTTQANMPPEHETTTEE from the coding sequence ATGAAAAGATACACTTTGTCCTTCATCGTTTTAGTGATTGCTATCGGCATTCCATTTCTGCTCATTACGCCAAATGAAAGAGATGTCATGAGTGGAGATGAACGCGTGACGCGCGAGTTGCTAAACGACGCGCTCAGAAAAGCGATTCAAATTGCGACAGAGAATTATTATAAGCCGATAGAAGATCCCAACAAGATGTATCGTGGTGCGATCAAAGGGGCATTGGCATCCCTTGAAGATGACTACACGTACTATATCTTGAGGCGTGAGCATCAGCGCGCTGTCGAAAATCTCTACAAAGCAGAATTTGGAGGACTTGGTGTTCAAATCTATAACGACCACCGTGGGTTCATTAAGATTTCTAAACCGATTCCGAATACACCCGCTGCGCTCGCGAACCTCCAAGCGGGCGATTACATTACCAAAGTCGATGGCAAGCGGATCCATCTGAGCGAAAAAACTGGTATGACTCGTGCCAGCGTGATTGATTTACTGAGAGGAAAAACCGGCACCGATGTAACGATCACAGTGCAACGCAAATTTCTTGAACCCTTTGAAGTAACACTAACGCGTGCCATTGTTCCGATCAGGAGTGTGAAGTCCACAATGCTTGACGGGAATATCGGGTATATTCAGATTTCAGGGTTCATCGGAAGCAAGGAGGGGACAGAAGAAGAGTTTAAAAATGCACTCACAGCGCACCAAGCCGCTCGCATGAAAGCCTTGATTTTAGATTTACGAGGCAATCAAGGTGGGCTTCTGAACGCTGCATATCACATCGCCGATGCCTTTATTGACAAAGGTCTCATCGTATCAACAAAAAGCGAAACAAACAGTAAATTTGATGAGGAATATCCGGCGACGCCCAATCTTTCATGTCCATCAGATATCCCCCTCATTGTCCTCGTCAATGAATATAGTGCGAGTGCTTCCGAAATCGTAGCGGGCGCGATTAAGGATACGCGTCGCGGGATACTCGTTGGACAGAAAACTTACGGCAAAGGGGTCGTCCAAAAACGCTACGAACTGCCAGATCGCAGCTCAATGTCGCTCACGATCTCAACCTATTATACACCAAATGGCACCTCAATTAACGAGGTAGGGATTACGCCGCAGGTCTCCATTGAACGTGAAGAACCGGACGAGATAGAAAGCATAATGCGCAGAAAGGTGGATTCAACCGATTCCGTCGAAGATTTTGTCTCAAAATGGATCGATGACGCACACCAGACACCTGGCGAAATGCCAAAAGATTTCTCTCTGCTTGAAAAGGATCTTCCTAAATTGCAGCGAACGCTTGAAGCAGACAATATTACCGTCGACCTACAATGGTTGAGACAGCGTGCAGAGCAGTACTTTAACCTCTATGTCGGTATCGACAAAGTAGTGAATTTACCGTACGACCGACAATTGAAGGAGGCAATCCGCATCATTGAAGCGAATGAAGTTGAGAAGTATCTCAATCCGATACCTGAAACAGCGGAACCGCCTTCAACGACACAAGCGAATATGCCTCCGGAACATGAGACGACAACTGAAGAATAG
- a CDS encoding sigma factor-like helix-turn-helix DNA-binding protein yields the protein MPKFNPDFWEIPVPPEYFDQLTTEDYFWYQAPDDEYAEARRAKRQVVLKQIRWIIAQELTKRQAECIQLYFYKGKTQEEIGNILGISRRVVSQHLFGVTRGGKQIGGAINKIRKVCRKLGIEFP from the coding sequence ATGCCCAAATTTAATCCCGATTTTTGGGAGATCCCGGTGCCACCGGAGTATTTTGATCAGCTCACAACCGAGGACTATTTCTGGTATCAAGCACCTGATGACGAATATGCGGAGGCGCGCCGTGCCAAACGGCAGGTGGTCCTGAAGCAAATTCGTTGGATTATCGCGCAGGAACTAACCAAACGTCAAGCGGAGTGTATCCAACTCTACTTCTATAAAGGTAAAACGCAGGAGGAGATTGGGAACATTCTCGGTATTTCTCGCCGTGTTGTAAGCCAACACCTTTTTGGTGTTACGCGAGGCGGGAAGCAGATAGGCGGCGCGATTAACAAAATCCGAAAGGTGTGTCGAAAACTCGGAATAGAGTTTCCGTAG
- a CDS encoding MATE family efflux transporter: MSNPKDINKQIYRLALPNIISNFSIPLLGAVDTALMGRLESEYYLGAVGIGGIIFSFIYWGFGFLRMATTGLTAQAFGEKDLRECGRLLLRAICIGITSSLLLLIFQWQLIDLSFLLIDASPDVEHLARIYFHIRIYAAPATLCLHAFHGVFLGLQNARYPMLLTIMVNLVNVILNLVFVWLFGMKVAGIALATVIAQYVGLFVAVLLFSRYYRGILPAWDFWEILSFSKLKRFLNISADIFIRTCCLVFSHAVFTAKSAALSDTLLAINTILLQFINLLSYAIDGFAFAAESLIGKYKGAQDLQNLKRTTRQIFLWAFLFGGVLMLIFVLFGKHLLHLFTNQMPLIEQAKPYLIWIIIAPVINVTAYIWDGIFLGATASKALRNSVIVSTTLFLSAVYLLIPFGNHGLWGAYTLLLIARGVSLTVLAPKYLFKREFDN; this comes from the coding sequence ATGAGTAACCCAAAAGACATCAATAAGCAGATCTATCGACTTGCACTTCCCAACATCATTAGTAACTTCTCCATTCCACTTTTAGGTGCTGTGGATACCGCCTTGATGGGGCGGTTAGAATCTGAATACTACCTCGGTGCAGTCGGTATTGGTGGTATTATCTTCAGTTTCATCTATTGGGGGTTTGGATTTCTCAGAATGGCAACGACGGGACTGACAGCGCAAGCCTTCGGAGAAAAAGACCTCCGGGAATGCGGACGTTTGCTGCTAAGAGCGATATGCATCGGTATCACATCAAGCTTATTACTCCTTATCTTTCAGTGGCAGCTGATTGATCTCAGTTTCCTCCTCATTGATGCGAGCCCTGATGTGGAGCATCTCGCCCGCATCTATTTCCATATCCGTATCTATGCGGCCCCAGCAACGTTATGCCTACACGCCTTTCACGGTGTCTTTTTGGGGTTACAGAATGCCCGCTATCCGATGCTATTGACGATTATGGTGAACCTCGTCAATGTCATCCTGAACTTGGTATTTGTGTGGTTGTTCGGTATGAAGGTGGCAGGGATCGCTTTGGCGACTGTCATTGCGCAATATGTTGGATTATTTGTAGCAGTTCTACTCTTTTCGAGATACTATCGCGGTATTTTGCCAGCATGGGATTTCTGGGAAATCTTATCATTTTCCAAACTCAAACGATTCCTTAACATTAGTGCGGACATCTTCATCAGGACCTGCTGCCTTGTGTTTAGCCACGCCGTTTTCACAGCGAAATCTGCGGCTTTGAGTGATACTCTCCTCGCGATTAACACAATCTTGCTCCAGTTTATTAATCTTTTATCTTATGCGATTGATGGATTCGCTTTTGCAGCGGAGAGTCTTATTGGTAAGTACAAAGGTGCTCAGGACCTACAGAATCTGAAACGGACGACGCGTCAAATCTTCCTCTGGGCGTTTCTGTTTGGGGGCGTACTTATGTTAATTTTCGTGCTGTTTGGGAAACACTTGCTGCATCTTTTCACCAATCAGATGCCGCTTATCGAACAAGCGAAACCGTATCTCATTTGGATAATTATCGCTCCTGTTATCAATGTTACCGCCTACATTTGGGATGGGATCTTTCTGGGAGCGACTGCTTCTAAGGCATTACGAAATTCTGTGATTGTCTCAACGACGCTCTTTTTAAGTGCTGTTTATCTACTGATACCCTTTGGCAATCACGGGTTATGGGGTGCGTATACACTCCTTCTGATTGCCCGCGGTGTTTCGTTGACGGTGTTGGCACCGAAATATTTATTTAAACGTGAGTTTGATAATTGA
- a CDS encoding ABC transporter ATP-binding protein: protein MTPLLTVKSITKQFAAIPVVKDVSFSVYLGEIFALLGPSGCGKTTTLRIIAGFEIADAGTISMAERTLADSDTHVPPESRGIGFVFQDYALFPHKNVLENVAFGLRKVSKKTRQERAFEVLDMVGLTDLHSRLPHHLSGGEQQRVALARAIIARPKLLLLDEPFSSLDPGLRQATREEVRSLLKAEGISAVLVTHAQEEALSFAERLGVMKDGTLEQIGTPEAVYRQPKTAYVADFLGQTNFVQANIKEGIAETPFGRVKVEGADTGDVLLSIRPECLKMIASDSQNNPAKSGRVVGQEFKGHDFTYRVEVDGKHYFVQTDYLCPFQIGDTVLLEAASAVAVMPENT, encoded by the coding sequence ATGACACCACTCCTTACTGTCAAATCCATCACAAAGCAATTTGCCGCTATCCCTGTTGTGAAAGATGTGAGTTTCTCTGTTTATCTGGGGGAAATTTTCGCGCTTTTGGGACCCAGCGGTTGTGGGAAAACAACAACCTTGCGCATCATAGCGGGATTTGAAATTGCAGATGCTGGAACAATCTCAATGGCAGAACGTACACTCGCCGACAGTGACACCCACGTGCCACCTGAATCACGAGGCATTGGGTTTGTATTTCAGGACTATGCCCTTTTTCCACACAAGAATGTGCTTGAGAATGTCGCTTTTGGTCTCCGAAAGGTGTCGAAAAAGACGCGACAAGAAAGGGCATTTGAGGTGCTGGATATGGTCGGTTTGACGGATTTACATTCGCGTCTACCGCACCATCTCTCTGGTGGCGAGCAGCAGCGGGTGGCACTGGCACGCGCGATCATTGCCCGCCCGAAACTTCTTCTCTTGGATGAACCCTTCTCAAGTCTTGATCCGGGGTTGCGACAGGCGACGCGCGAAGAGGTCCGATCACTTCTGAAAGCGGAAGGAATTAGTGCTGTGCTCGTCACACACGCGCAGGAGGAAGCATTGAGTTTCGCCGAGCGGTTGGGAGTGATGAAAGACGGCACCCTTGAACAAATAGGCACACCTGAAGCGGTATACCGCCAGCCGAAAACGGCTTATGTCGCAGACTTTTTAGGGCAGACGAATTTCGTTCAAGCGAACATCAAAGAGGGGATTGCAGAAACGCCATTCGGACGCGTAAAAGTGGAGGGTGCTGACACCGGGGACGTGCTTCTCTCTATCCGACCTGAATGCTTGAAGATGATAGCATCTGATTCTCAAAACAACCCCGCAAAAAGCGGTCGTGTCGTGGGCCAGGAATTTAAAGGACACGACTTCACTTATCGGGTCGAGGTAGACGGAAAGCACTATTTCGTTCAGACCGACTACCTTTGTCCATTTCAGATTGGTGACACTGTGCTGTTGGAAGCAGCGTCGGCAGTGGCAGTCATGCCTGAAAACACATAA
- the lptC gene encoding LPS export ABC transporter periplasmic protein LptC, with protein MSFCLLLCVICCKNTETPVGVTDEPVEVVPTQKLEQFSTQHTEAGIIKWTLVGDASTFHGSYIEVENPTVEIFENGAVSITLSSQKGKQFLTGSKKDNLHLSGNVVGISKDGTLYTDTLHWQNRMGRLYAPDKATLVRGDSTWVGIKMYANPTLETVEMKNNQFKLHSKDEKAHEHHKTATKPE; from the coding sequence TTGTCTTTTTGTCTGCTACTTTGCGTAATTTGTTGTAAAAACACAGAGACCCCAGTCGGTGTAACTGATGAACCTGTAGAAGTGGTACCAACCCAGAAATTGGAGCAGTTTTCTACGCAACACACCGAGGCAGGCATTATTAAATGGACACTTGTCGGAGACGCTTCAACATTTCACGGAAGTTACATTGAAGTGGAAAACCCGACTGTCGAAATTTTTGAAAATGGTGCCGTTTCTATCACCTTGAGTAGCCAGAAAGGCAAACAATTTCTCACGGGTAGCAAAAAAGACAATCTGCACCTCTCAGGTAACGTCGTGGGTATCAGTAAAGATGGCACCTTGTATACCGATACTCTCCATTGGCAAAACCGGATGGGCAGACTATACGCCCCTGACAAAGCGACACTCGTCCGTGGAGATTCCACCTGGGTCGGAATAAAAATGTATGCCAATCCGACGCTCGAAACCGTAGAAATGAAAAACAATCAATTCAAACTTCACTCAAAAGATGAGAAAGCGCATGAACACCATAAGACTGCAACCAAACCAGAGTAA
- the lptB gene encoding LPS export ABC transporter ATP-binding protein: protein MAIELQAHRLVKRYTRRGPIVVNEVSLSVQQGEVVGLLGPNGAGKSTTFYMVVGLIRPNTGRITYDDKDITFYPMYKRARLGIGYLAQETSIFRKLTVQQNIEAILEVQGVPKSEREPRIRELTDELGISNLLPRKAYTLSGGECRRAEIARALAAQPDFILLDEPLSGIDPIAVADIKQLIAHLRDRNLGVLITDHNAAETLDIVDRAYIIVDGKITLTGTPMELINSETARDLYFGHNFSYRLGSNAAGTPTDY, encoded by the coding sequence ATGGCAATAGAACTACAAGCACACAGACTCGTAAAACGCTATACGCGGCGCGGTCCCATTGTTGTTAACGAAGTGAGCCTGTCGGTCCAACAGGGTGAAGTTGTAGGCTTACTCGGTCCCAACGGTGCTGGAAAATCGACAACATTTTACATGGTCGTAGGGTTGATCCGTCCGAATACTGGTAGAATCACCTACGACGATAAAGACATCACCTTCTATCCGATGTATAAACGTGCGAGGCTCGGCATCGGCTACCTTGCACAAGAGACATCGATTTTCCGTAAACTGACGGTTCAACAGAACATTGAGGCGATTCTCGAAGTACAAGGCGTACCGAAATCAGAACGGGAGCCTCGTATCCGTGAATTGACAGACGAACTCGGCATTTCAAACCTTTTACCACGCAAGGCATATACACTTTCAGGAGGTGAATGTCGTCGCGCGGAGATAGCACGAGCCCTCGCGGCACAACCCGATTTCATTTTGCTCGATGAACCGCTTTCCGGAATAGATCCGATTGCTGTTGCTGACATTAAGCAGCTCATCGCACACTTACGCGACCGCAACCTGGGGGTGCTTATTACAGATCATAATGCCGCCGAAACGCTTGACATTGTTGATAGGGCATACATCATTGTTGATGGAAAAATTACCCTCACCGGAACGCCTATGGAACTCATAAATAGTGAAACTGCGAGAGATCTCTATTTTGGACACAATTTCTCCTATCGGCTGGGTAGCAACGCTGCTGGAACACCGACAGATTATTAG